ACGATCGCAAGGCATACAACAGGGTGCGCTACTCGGCCGCCGCTCGAGCCGTAGAGAACATGGTGTATGTGGCAATTGCGGGCAACGCCGGCAACTTGCCGAGTCAAAACTATTTGATCAACTACGCCCAGAGCGCCGTCCTCACTCCGAGCGACTACGGGTTCCCGCACAACGGTGTCGCAGCCGAAGCGGATCCCAATGTCGAAACGGTGGCGATTGCAGATCTGGACTTTGCCAATCTCGCCCAGGTGCGCGAGCTCGGCTCCGTCCGTCCATTGCATGACCGGAGACCCGATCTCTACGACCTCAAGCCGCGCATCCGGGTAGAGCTGACTCATGTGGAGTGAACATGACCCATGCAACTGCCCCCGTACTCGACGACGACGACCCAGCTAGTGGCTATGTCTCCGCCAAACTACGCGGAGATTGGATTGGCGGAGGCCAACGTGGCGTCTTCGCCGCGGAGGCCTTCGAGGCCGGTGAGCTAGTCGCCGTTTGGGGTGGCAAAATCATGCACCAGAGCCAGCTTGGCCGGCTCGGCTCGTGGCTCAACCGCAGCGTGCAAATCGAGGACGAGCTGTACCTCGTGAGCAACGTGGAGGGGCCCTCCGACTGGATCAACCACAGCTGTGACCCGAACACCTGGCTGTCGGGTCAAATCGCGCTCGTTGCCTCACGGAAAATCTACCCGGGCGAGCAGATTTGCTACGACTACGCCACCACGGACGGCTCGAACTACGACGAGTTCGACTGCCAGTGCGGGGCGGTGACTTGCCGGCACCACGTGAGCGGCGACGACTGGCGCCGCGCAGAACTCCAAGACCGCTACCGCGGGCACTTTTCGCCCTATCTCGAGCGCCGAATCGAAGCGATCAACCCGCGCCGTATGCTCTGAAAGCCGGCGGCCGCCACAAAAGCGATCCGAACCGATCACGGTTCTAGCAAGTACCGGTAACTAGTGTGAGGTGAATCTGATTCACCGAACCCCATGGCCCCCGGACATGAGGGGTGGCACGTGACTGCGACCCCCTCTTCCGGCACCCTTGAGGTGATGCCTTCCCTGAGCGCCCGCGCCGCCTTGGACTCACTGACAGGTGAGCAGCGGACGGGCCTCGGTTCGGGAGCCGACGCCGCATCCCCGAGCTTCGAGGAAATCTACGAGGGCCACGTCGACTACGTGTGGCGCTCGGCACGCCGCATGGGGGTGCGCCCGGCGTCGGTGGACGATGTGGTGCAAGAGGTGTTCTTGGTCGTCCATCGCCGGCTAGGCGAGTTCGAAGGCCGTGCCTCGTTCAAGACGTGGCTCAGCCGCATCTTGGTCAACGTGGTGCAAACCCATTTCCGCACCCGCAAGCGCAAGGCCAAGTACTTCGAAGGCGGCGACATCGATCCGGATGATCTTCACGGATCCATCGAGCGCACACCGGGCCTCGGCCCCGAGCTCCTCACCCAGCAGAAGCAAGCGAACCGCGTGCTCCACGAGCTCCTCGGGCAGCTCGACGAAGAGAAACGGATGGCGTTCGTGCTGGTCGAGCTAGAGGAGCTCTCGGTCGTGGAAGCGGCCGAGACCCTCGAGGTCAACGTCAACACGCTACATTCGCGGCTGCGCGCCGCGCGCAAGGCCTTCTCAGAGGCGGCGGCACGCTTTCGAGCGTCAGAGGGGTGGGCAAAGCCATGACCGAACTCGACTCATGGTCCAAGGACTTGATCCTCGCGGCAAAGGGTGCGGACGACCCGAGCGACGCTCAGCGTGCCCGGCTCAGGGCATCGCTCCTCGCCGCAACGGCGGGCGCCGGCATCGCGGGTGCGGGCATGGCGAGCGCCGGCGTGGCCGGAGGCAGCGCTGCTGGCGTCGCGACCACAACTGCCAAGACGGCGCTGTGGCTGAAGCTCCTGCTGAGCGTGGTGAGCGTGGGAGCAGTTACGGGCATCGGGTACAGCGTCTACAGCGCAGCAACCGCGAATCAGAGTCCACCGCCCGAGGCTCAGGCAACCACAGCGGCACCCGCCTTGCAGCCCGCGCCCAAACCACCTGAACCACCGGTGGAAGCGCTTGCTGCAACCAGCGAGGCGCCCAGCGAAACCGAGGAACCGCCCAAACCTGCAACTGCGGCGCCCAAAGCTGTCGCGCCTGCCAAGAGCGCCGGCAAGCCGGGTCTCGCTGAAGAAGTCGCGTTGATTTCTCGCACGCGGTCCGCCGTGCAGAGCGGCAACGCGGCTGATGCGCAGCGCCTCTTGGCGCAGCATCGGCGTGAGTTTCCTCGAGGATCTCTGAGTCTCGAACGGAGCGGCCTCGAGCTCATCTTGGCGTGTCGCTCAGGCGGCGGAAAGAGCCAAGCCAAGGCCTTCCTGAAGCGCTACGGTAAGACACCTATCGCCGGCTCGGTGCGCTCCGCGTGCGGTATCAGCGAGTGAGACAAAGCGCGCTCCCCTTCACGCTTGCGCTCTGCGCGGCGTGCTCTAGCGGCACCTACTCCATCGGCAGCGATCCCCAAGCGCTGAGCGACGCTGGTGCGGACGTAGCGATCGACGCCGCAAGCGACGCCAAGCCTGACGCGGGCCCCGACTGCGGCGTGGGCCTCCCGCCATGCGCCGCGGGCACCTACTGTGACTTCGCGGACGACGCTTGCGGCGGGATGGCGGCGAGCGGAACCACCCGGGGTGCGTGCCGCGCGGCCCGAGCCAGCTGTGACGCGACTTGCACCACGGTTTGTGGCTGCGACGGGGTCGAGTACTGTAACTCGTGTGTCGCAGAGCAAGCAGGGGTCGACGTCGCGCCCGCTGCCTGGTGCGCAGTCTCGGGCACTCGCTGCGGCGCTTGGCTCGGAAAGGACTGCGGCCCTGACGAGTTCTGCGACTTCGCAGCCATCGACTGCGGCGCGACGGATCCTGGCCGCTGCTTGGGCAGGCCGCTGCAAGAGGACTGCGCCACATCGCCCTGCGGACCGATTTGCGGCTGCGATGGCGTCCAGTACTGCGGCGAGTGCGACTCCCAGGTCGCCGGCTTCGACCGCATGCTCGCCTGCCCGTAGCCTGGGCCCCGCTCTCTGCCTCGCGCTGCTCGCCTGGGGGAGCGCTGCATCGGCCAAGCCGCGCCTCGAACTCAGCTGGCAGGCGCCGAGCAATTGCCCCACGGAAGCTCAAGTCTTGCAACGCGCGCGGCGCATGTTGCGGGGGAGCGAGGCCGACGTATCCGTGAGTGCCAAGGCGCAGGTGTCACGCTCCGGCACTCGCTACGTGGTCAAGCTCGAGACCCACGGCGACACCGGGGACGGTGAGCGCACCCTGTCTGCTGAGAGCTGCGATGCGGCGGCTAGTGCTACGGCGCTGATGCTGGCGCTGGCAGTGGACCCAAACGCACAGCTGAGCGAACCCGGGGAGGCACCTGATGCGCAGCCTGGTGGCGTTGACAAGCCAAAACCTCGGGGAAATGACTCACAAACAGCGCGCCTCCCCCCCAAATCCAAAGCACAGAGAAGATCGACGAAGGCGGGCAGCGACGACACGACGGACGCCAAGCGAGGCTCTGAAGCGTCCACCACACTGGCCGCACGGCTTTTGGTTGGGGGAGAGGCCAGCTGGGGCGTGCTCCCCAAGCTGACGCTCGCGCCGTCTCTAGGTCTAGGCTTAGGCGCTGGGCGATTCGCTCTCGACCTCCAGGGGGCCTATTTCCCTGGGAGTTCAGCGACGCTGAGCGACGGACGGCGGGGCGGCGACTTCTCGCGCTGGGCGCTGAGCGCACGTGGCTTCTACGGTCTCGGCGGCTCGAGCTTCCAAGTGGGCCCAGCGGCGCGTTTCATTGCCACACGGATTCGAGCCACAGGCACAAACGTCTCAAGACCTGGCAGCGCGGAAGCTTGGATCGCCGCCCTGGCGTTTGGCCCCCGCTGCGAGTGGCACCTGGGAAAGCTAGCGCTCGCGCTGGGTGTCGAGAGCGGTGCACCTTTCACCCGCCCGAGCTTCGCCCTGGATGACCTCGGCACCGTGCACACCCCGGCGCGCGTGTTCTTCGCGGCCAATCTCGAGGCGTTCTACACGTTTTAGCTACTGCACGTAGCCCAGACAGAAGCCGCGCAAGCTGCGGTCGAGCATCGCGGTTTGGCTCATCGAACCCAGGCTGCTGCCGCTGAACAAGCGGTCGTTGGATGAGCCGACGAGCACGCTGTCTGCCTGCAGCACGAGCTCCGGAATGTCGCCGTCATGGTGCGTCCAGTTCGTGCCGTCGGTGGTGGATTCGTAGCCGCTATCCGTCGGCACGATCAGCGCTCCATCCACCGCGCTTGGTCGCCCGATCAGGCTGATGTTGAACCCACAAGGCGTCCAGCTACTACCATCGGCGCTGCCGAAGCAGGAGATATCGAAGCCAGAGCCGTTCCAGTTCCTCCCGGTAACGACCCACGCACCAGCGGGGAGATAGGCCACGCCGGAGAGCCCCACGCCGGTCTGGGTGTGATCCGTCCAGCTCGTGCCATCGCTGGAGGTGGCGATCATGCCGCCGTCTCCCACCGCCACGAACTGCCCCCCACCGTAGGCGATGTCCCGGCCCGCCGACGGCAAGCGCTCGCTCGAGTCTTGCCAAACAGTGCCTCCATCATCGGAGTAGATCACGGTCCCCACGCCGCCGACGGCGACCCAGCGCCCACCGCCGTAGGCCACACCGCCCTTCCACTGGGTGCCCGAGGGGTGGAGATCTTCCTGCCAAGTCTTGCCGTCGGTGGAGCGCATCACCATCGAGTTTTGGTCGCCGCCGACGGCAACGAAAGCGCCCCCACCCCAAGCCACATCCCGCAGCAAATCTGGAGAGTGATCGGAACCCGTCTCAGGGTTCTGGGTGATGTCGGTCTGCACACCATCGCTCGTCGCTACTCGATAACCCCAGGAACCGACCCCGACGAACAGCGGAGTCCCGGTCGGCGCCCCCGCGCTCCCGCCGACCCCTTGCCCTGCGGAACCGGAGCCACCTGCTGCGCCTCCAGCTCCCACACCGGCGCTACCTGCGCTCGAAGTACCGCCTGTCGCTCCGGCGCCGCCTTGTCCCGCGCCAGCGCTGCCACCGCTGCCACTGTTACCGGCCGCTCCGCTACTCCCGGCGGATCCAGCAGATCCCCCTGAGGATTCGGAGTCGCTCCCGCAGGCCGTCAGGCTTGGGATCAAGCCGATCGCGACAATGGACATGAGGCTAAACGAATTGCGCAACGACCAAGCGACTCCAAGCGGCATGGCCTCAGCATACCTGACGTAAATCTGAACTTGTGTCACTCCGCGGGCCGATCCGCTCACGGTTCAACACACACTCGGCAACGGTGGGACATGCGCTCTGCCTTTCACACCTGGAAACTCAACTCGTCCTCAAGCGCCGCTTGGGTCGCCCCGAACCCACTTCGTCGATTCTCGTCGCCCGCGTGGCTGGTTTTGCTCGCAGCCACTTCCATCGTCGCGTGTTCGTCGGACACCTCCGGCGGCGGAGGCGCAGGCAGTGCGGGCAGCGGTGGTGAGAGCGCAGGAGGCTCAGCCGGGCTCGGCGGCAGCGCCCCTGGCGGCTCGAGTCAGGGCGGCTCAGCACAGGGCGGCTCGAGTCAGGGCGGCTCAGCACAGGGCGGCTCGAGTCAGGGCGGCAGCGCCGGGTCGGATCCCGGAGGAAGCAACGCAGGCGGTTCCGCCGGCGACCCGAGCGGCGGCGCGGGGGGCACCGGCAACGGCGGCTCCGGAGGTAACCCAGACACGGTGCCCAGTGGCCCGAGCATCGTCTGGGTGCAGGGCCGCCAGCTGCTCGTCAAACATCGCCAACCAAACGGCGACCTCGCCGGCGAAGCCGCGTGGGACATGAAGGGGATCAGCTACAACCCGGTGCCTAAGGGTGAGAATCACGACGGTCAAGGCCGCTACTTCGCGCAGCTGGCCGACCGCGACATCCCGCTGATGAAAGCTGCGGGCATCAACACCATCAAGACCTACGACCCGCCCGAGAAGAACGCCACGGGGTGGGAAGTGCTCGACAAGTACTACAAGGCTGGCATCAAGGTCGCGCTGACCGTGCTCCCGGGCTACGACTCGGACTACGTTTCCGCAGTGAACTACTTCAAGGACCACCCGGCCGTCTTGATGTGGATCGTCGGCAACGAGTGGAACTACAACGCGCTCTACTCGAGCCACTCACAAGCCGAAGTGATGGCGCGCCTGCAACAGGCATCCCAGGCAATCCACAGCCTGGATCCGAACCACCCCGTCGCCACCAATCACGGTGAGGTTCCCAGCGCAGAGACCCTCTCCACGGTGAGCGACCCCGATCTGTGGGCGCTGAACCTCTACCCGCATCTGTCGTTCAGCGATCGCTTCAGCCGCTGGGCGAGCCTCACGAACAAGCCCGTGTTCGTTGGCGAGTACGGTGCAGACGCCTGGAACCGCAACACCAACTCTGAAGATCAGCCCGCCCAGGCGTACGCCTTGGAAGTCCTGACCGATGAGATCCGCGGCCAGCTGAGCGCCCACGACGGCAACAAGGTGGTCATCGGCGGCTGCCCCTATGCGTTCAGCGACGAGTGGTGGAAATCAGGCAATCCCGGCGGGCACGACATGGGTGGCTTCGACAACGGCGGCGTCTACCCCGATGGTCACGCGACGGAGGAGTGGTGGGGCATCGTCGACATCGACGGCAACACTCGCCAAGCCTACGACAGCCTGAAGAACCGCTACACGCAGTGATCTTGGAGCTGCAGTGATCTTGAAGTCGCAGTGACTTTGAAGCCGCAGTGAGTCCTTGCGGGAGCGCAGCTTAGTGTCATGCTTACACGATGTCGCGCTTCACGTTCTTTTGGCAAGCTGAGTCGCCGTTCTCCCAGTGGCACCTCTCACGCTTCGAACTGGACGGTCACGTGTATGTCACCGCCGAGCAGTGGATGATGGCGAGCAAGGCACGCTTGTTCGGCGACGTGGATATCGAGCGCCGCATCCTCGGTACCCAGTCGCCCCGGGAGCAGAAGGCCCTCGGCCGCAAGGTGAGCGGCTTCGTGCCCGAAACGTGGGAAGCCGAGCGTGAAGGCATCGTGTATCGGGGCAACCATGCGAAGTTTACCCAGCATCCCAAGCTGCTCGAGGCGCTGCTCGCTACGCGCGGAACCACCCTCGTAGAAGCGAGCCCACTGGATCAAGTCTGGGGGATCGGCCTGGCCGCAGATCACCCCGATGCGGAAAATCCGGAGCAATGGTGTGGACTCAACTTACTGGGAAAAGTCCTGACGCAGCTCCGCGAGGATCTAATCGCTGAAGGTCGCGGATAGAGTTACCCTCCGTCGATGGGCTTCTTCGATCGCGCCAAACGCGCCTTTTTTGGGGGTGAGGGCACGACGCAAGCGCCCCCAGAAGCCGCAAAGTCACCGGAGCACGCCTTCGCGGAGGAAGTGCTGGGAGTGCTCCTCGCCGATGAACGGGTCGAACGAGCCGAGATAGACCCGGAGGCGATCTTCACCATCCACGTCTGGCTGGTTGGAGCGGCCGATCCGAGTCAGCTGTATCTGCACAACCTGCGCAAGGACAGCCTCGATTGGGATCCCGAACAGCGTCGAGCGACGATCCAGAGCTTCGTCTCTTCGATGACGGAGCACCGCGATTCCGACTGGGAGTCCGCCGACGGCAATCTCGTCCCTGTGCTTCGCACGGCAACATTCGTAGGCTTCGTCGACGCGAAGCTCCTGGCTCGTCCGTTCGCCGGACACGTACTCGAAGTGCTTGCCATCGACCGCCCCAACTCGCTGTCGCTCCTGACGGACGGTGCACTCGAAGACTGGCCGATCACGGTGAACGAGGCCTTTACTGCCGCACGGCAACACCTGGGCGAGTGCTCAATTGACGTCCCCTTGGAGCCCTGGGACGCATCTGCGGCCTACCCGATTTGGGCGGTAGCGACGGGTGACTCCTACGAATCCTCGCGCCTGGCAGCACCGGGTTGGCTCGCCGCACAAAAGGACAAGGTCGAAGGGGAGCCGCTCTGCATCGTTCCCCATCGCGACCTCCTGATCCTCACCGGAGACGCGCACCCAGACGCCGTGGTTCGGCTGTTCGAGACGGCGCTCACCGAATACCGCGCCGCGAGCCGCAGCATCTCCCCGATGGTCTATTGCGCCAATGGCCAGGGAAGAATCCTCGAGTACCTGCCGCGTGCGGATCACGCCGCCTATCCGCTCTTCGAACGCAATGCCGCGCTGTTCGACCTCGCAGAGTACGAAGAGCAGAAGCAAAACCTCGACCATCACTTCGAAGAGCAAGGCAACGACATCTTCGTCGCAAGCTTCAATGTGATGCACAAGAAGGACTCAGGCGCGTACTACTCCTATGCGGTGTGGGCAGAGGACGTCCTCACACTGCTACCCTTCGCAGACTACGTCGCCTTCATGCCACGAGACGACGAGCGGCACTTCTTGGTGCCGTTCGACGACGTTCAAGAGCTCGTGGGCGAGCTGATGGTCGAAGAGCCTGGGATGCTCCCCAGGCGCTGGCGCCTCGAGTCGTTTCCCGAAGGATCCGTACTCGAGGCGCTACGGGAAGCGGCCACAAGGCCGTGATGGCTCAAAGCTCCTGAAGCAGCGCCTTACATCGAGTCGAAGAAGTTCCGTACAGCTTGCCCTGCAAACTCAGGCACCGTGTGGCCGCCGTCGAAGGCACAAAACACCACTGGATCGCTGCAGCCCTCGTACTCGACGCAAGGGCTTGGATCGAAGTGCTTCGTCGTGGTGCCGCAAGCGTTCTCGCTCAGCCAGTGATCGCGGCTCTTCTCGCCGTCAGGGAACACCACCGTCATGTCGCTCTTCCCGTGCACCAGGAGCGCCGGGATGGCGCCGGTGCAGGCTGCTCCGAACCAAGGACCTGAGCCACCGATCGGCGCGATCGCACGCAGCTTGTCGATGCGCGCACAGGTCAAGTTGTTGGTGAACATCGCGCCGTGGCTGAAGCCCGTGCTGAAGATGCGCGACTCGTCGACGCAGTAGTTCGACTTGAGCTCGTCGACCAACGCATCGAAGAACTCGATGTCGCCCTCCCCTTCCTTCATCTGCCAGCCAGCGCTCGAGCTGCGAGAGCTGGGGTAGACGAAGATCGCTGGCTTGCCTGTCGCCTTCTCGAGGCGCAGGTAGTTGTGCGCCGCTTTGCCATCGGCGTTCAGGCCGTGGAAGCCGAAGATCACCGGGTAGGGAGAGTCCGCATCGTAGTCGTCGGGGACTGAGAGTACGAAGTCGCGGGTCTCACCCCCGACCTCAATCGTTGCATCTTCATTCACCCCGGTTGGGCTCTGCTTGCCGCAGCCAACGCTGCCGGAAGTTTGCCCCGCGGATCCGCCGCTCGCGCCGCTCCCTCCGCTAGCCCCGCCAGTGCTGCTGCCGCCGCTCGCGCTGCTGCCACCGCTTGCGCTGCTGCCGCCGCTTGCGCTGCTGCCGCCGCTTGCGCCGCTGCCCGCCGTTCCTCCGCCCGCTCCGTCAGAGTCCGAGCCGCACGCGACGAGCAAGAGACCACCCGCGACACCCAGCGCCCACCAGCCGTAGCTCCTCATGGCACTCAGTGTAAGCTGGAAGACATCTCATATGGAAACGGAGACTGCATTCGCGCCCCAGCAGGTGGGTGTACCTGCTACCGCGGGTTCCGTTTCCAACTGTTTCAACGCTCGCGGGTGCGGGATTTGCGCCGCTTGCGGCGCACCACGGCCGGCTCACCAGCGGGCGCTGGCGCTGGTTCGCTCTTCGGCGCCTTGCTGGCTGCACGCCGCGCCTTGGCTTCCAGGTCGTCCAGGGAGCGCGCGGCGAGGTGCATCTGCAGCGATGCGTCCTCGACGTCGACTTCTTCCGCGTGGATATATAGCTCCTCGACGTCCATCTGCTGTTCGTCGGGCGTGTCTTCGAAGGTGAGCACGTGATCGAACAGCGCGTCTGCGTTGGTGAGTTCCGCTGGGGCCATGCCTGGCTCGGCGGCCAGCGCTTGCAAGCCGATGCGCATGGCGCGCGCCAGGGTTTCCCTCACCCCCTCACCCTTATTGGCTTCCGCAGCGATGATCGGCACGTCGTCGGAGAGGCGCAGCTTCTTGCGCACCTGGTGAGGCTCCATGGCGCCTGGGGTGTCTTGCTTGTTGGCTTGCACGATCACCGGCACCGGCGTGCCGCGGCGTTTGATCGAGCCGCGCAGGCGGGCGAAGGTGCGCATGCTGTCTGGCAGAGAATCCGGCATGCAGTCACACACGAAGACGACCACGTCCGCCATCTCAACCAGCGGGCGCCGGCGATAGTTGCGCTCGATCTGCCCGGGCACCGTGATCAGGTGGAACTTCACCTCGACGGACGTGATGGGCGGCCCTTTGACCTCCATCCAGTCGAAGAACATCGTGCGCCCCTTGAGCTCGGCGGGCGTGTAGAGCTCGCTACGCTTGGTGGCAGGCAACAGCGCGCAGACTTGCTGCAAGTTCGTGGTCTTCCCGGCGAAGCCGGGGCCGTCATAGACGATACGAACGATGTGGCAGCCTTGCTCCGCGTCGAACGTGGGCATGTATTGCGGCTACCGCCAAAGCGAGTGGGTGTGAAGCGCTTACTTCGCCGCGTGAAGCTCTGGCGCAGAACACCGCAGCTTTGCACCCATCCTAGACTGGCACGCTTCGCGCTTGACACACGGAATGACCCGAACGCCAGCTCGCACGCGCCTATTGCCAAGCGCGCGGAATGTTGTAATGGGCCGCTGTGTCGTCGGCGTTCCATGACGTGCGTTTCGAAGTCGCGTTGCCCGCAGCGGTGAGCGGCGAAGCAGGTGCGCCTCCGCGTCGCCGCCAGACTCCCGGGGCCAAGGGCAAGCGGCGGCCGTATGTGCGGCCGGGTGAAGCGCCGCCGCCGCGCGAGTTACGCCTCGACCAGGCGGTCCGAGCCCATTTCCCCGAGGCAAGCTGGTCGAGTGTCCGTGAGCTGATCAAGACCGCAAAGGTGCGCGTGGATGACCACGTCGAGCTGGACCCAGGCCACCCGGTACGGCCGGGGCAAACGGTGGAGCTCAAGCTCAACGCGCCGCGCCCAAGCAAGGCGAAGTTGCCCGAATCGGCGCTGGTGTTCCTCGACAACGACCTGGTGGTGGTCGAAAAACCCGCCGGCATCGCCAGCGTGCCGTACGAAGGCGACGACGCGAAGCCGAACAAGAACGAGCCGAGCGCGCTCAATGAGCTGGTGAGGGACACCATCCTGCGCTCCAAGCAGGCTATTGCCCAGCGCGGCCCAAAGA
This Polyangiaceae bacterium DNA region includes the following protein-coding sequences:
- a CDS encoding Ricin and poly(3-hydroxybutyrate) depolymerase fusion, which translates into the protein MRSYGWWALGVAGGLLLVACGSDSDGAGGGTAGSGASGGSSASGGSSASGGSSASGGSSTGGASGGSGASGGSAGQTSGSVGCGKQSPTGVNEDATIEVGGETRDFVLSVPDDYDADSPYPVIFGFHGLNADGKAAHNYLRLEKATGKPAIFVYPSSRSSSAGWQMKEGEGDIEFFDALVDELKSNYCVDESRIFSTGFSHGAMFTNNLTCARIDKLRAIAPIGGSGPWFGAACTGAIPALLVHGKSDMTVVFPDGEKSRDHWLSENACGTTTKHFDPSPCVEYEGCSDPVVFCAFDGGHTVPEFAGQAVRNFFDSM
- a CDS encoding RNA polymerase sigma factor gives rise to the protein MTATPSSGTLEVMPSLSARAALDSLTGEQRTGLGSGADAASPSFEEIYEGHVDYVWRSARRMGVRPASVDDVVQEVFLVVHRRLGEFEGRASFKTWLSRILVNVVQTHFRTRKRKAKYFEGGDIDPDDLHGSIERTPGLGPELLTQQKQANRVLHELLGQLDEEKRMAFVLVELEELSVVEAAETLEVNVNTLHSRLRAARKAFSEAAARFRASEGWAKP
- a CDS encoding NADAR family protein; amino-acid sequence: MSRFTFFWQAESPFSQWHLSRFELDGHVYVTAEQWMMASKARLFGDVDIERRILGTQSPREQKALGRKVSGFVPETWEAEREGIVYRGNHAKFTQHPKLLEALLATRGTTLVEASPLDQVWGIGLAADHPDAENPEQWCGLNLLGKVLTQLREDLIAEGRG
- a CDS encoding SET domain-containing protein — its product is MTHATAPVLDDDDPASGYVSAKLRGDWIGGGQRGVFAAEAFEAGELVAVWGGKIMHQSQLGRLGSWLNRSVQIEDELYLVSNVEGPSDWINHSCDPNTWLSGQIALVASRKIYPGEQICYDYATTDGSNYDEFDCQCGAVTCRHHVSGDDWRRAELQDRYRGHFSPYLERRIEAINPRRML
- a CDS encoding GTPase domain-containing protein, coding for MPTFDAEQGCHIVRIVYDGPGFAGKTTNLQQVCALLPATKRSELYTPAELKGRTMFFDWMEVKGPPITSVEVKFHLITVPGQIERNYRRRPLVEMADVVVFVCDCMPDSLPDSMRTFARLRGSIKRRGTPVPVIVQANKQDTPGAMEPHQVRKKLRLSDDVPIIAAEANKGEGVRETLARAMRIGLQALAAEPGMAPAELTNADALFDHVLTFEDTPDEQQMDVEELYIHAEEVDVEDASLQMHLAARSLDDLEAKARRAASKAPKSEPAPAPAGEPAVVRRKRRKSRTRER
- a CDS encoding DUF1444 family protein codes for the protein MGFFDRAKRAFFGGEGTTQAPPEAAKSPEHAFAEEVLGVLLADERVERAEIDPEAIFTIHVWLVGAADPSQLYLHNLRKDSLDWDPEQRRATIQSFVSSMTEHRDSDWESADGNLVPVLRTATFVGFVDAKLLARPFAGHVLEVLAIDRPNSLSLLTDGALEDWPITVNEAFTAARQHLGECSIDVPLEPWDASAAYPIWAVATGDSYESSRLAAPGWLAAQKDKVEGEPLCIVPHRDLLILTGDAHPDAVVRLFETALTEYRAASRSISPMVYCANGQGRILEYLPRADHAAYPLFERNAALFDLAEYEEQKQNLDHHFEEQGNDIFVASFNVMHKKDSGAYYSYAVWAEDVLTLLPFADYVAFMPRDDERHFLVPFDDVQELVGELMVEEPGMLPRRWRLESFPEGSVLEALREAATRP